One part of the Moraxella sp. FZFQ2102 genome encodes these proteins:
- the argG gene encoding argininosuccinate synthase, translated as MSNATILQHLPIGKKVGIAFSGGLDTSAALLWMKQKGAEPYAYTANLGQPDEDDYNAIPAKAEQYGAVKARLVDCRLQLAQEGIAAIQCGAFHVTTGGMPYFNTTPLGRAVTGTMLVSAMREDDVNIWGDGSTYKGNDIERFYRYGLLANPELKIYKPWLDQTFIDELGGRAEMSQFLIDNGFDYKMSKEKAYSTDSNMLGATHEAKDLEYLDASHKIVEPIMGVRYWDETVEVKAETVSVTFEEGVPVAINGEKFDSPVDLILKANEIGGRHGLGMTDQIENRIIEAKSRGIYEAPGMALLHITYERLVTGIHNEDTIEQYRINGLRLGRLLYQGRWFDSQALMLRETAQRWVAKAITGTVTVELRRGNDYSILNTESPNLTYEADRLSMEKVEDAAFTPLDRIGQLTMRNLDIADTRQKLGLYVQSGLLGLGGGNAVPQLENKGK; from the coding sequence ATGAGTAATGCAACCATTTTACAGCATCTGCCTATCGGCAAAAAAGTTGGTATCGCTTTTTCTGGCGGTTTGGACACTTCTGCAGCACTGCTTTGGATGAAGCAAAAAGGTGCTGAACCTTATGCTTATACCGCCAATCTTGGTCAGCCCGATGAAGATGATTATAATGCCATCCCTGCCAAAGCTGAGCAATACGGTGCTGTTAAAGCACGCCTAGTGGACTGCCGCCTACAGCTTGCCCAAGAAGGTATCGCCGCCATTCAGTGCGGTGCGTTTCATGTGACGACAGGCGGTATGCCATACTTTAACACCACACCACTCGGCCGTGCGGTGACTGGCACGATGCTGGTGTCAGCGATGCGTGAAGATGATGTCAATATCTGGGGTGATGGCTCAACTTATAAGGGCAATGATATTGAGCGTTTTTATCGCTATGGCCTACTTGCCAATCCTGAATTGAAAATTTATAAACCATGGCTTGACCAAACTTTCATCGATGAGCTTGGCGGCCGTGCTGAGATGAGCCAATTTTTGATTGATAATGGCTTTGATTATAAGATGAGCAAAGAAAAAGCCTACTCAACTGACTCAAATATGCTTGGTGCAACGCATGAAGCCAAAGACCTAGAATATCTAGATGCCAGCCATAAAATCGTCGAGCCTATCATGGGCGTACGCTACTGGGATGAGACAGTTGAAGTCAAAGCCGAAACCGTCAGCGTCACTTTCGAAGAAGGTGTACCTGTCGCCATCAATGGTGAGAAATTTGACAGCCCAGTTGATTTAATTTTAAAAGCCAACGAAATCGGTGGTCGCCACGGTCTAGGCATGACTGACCAAATCGAAAACCGCATCATCGAGGCCAAATCTCGTGGCATCTATGAAGCACCAGGCATGGCGCTACTTCACATCACTTATGAGCGTCTGGTGACTGGTATCCACAACGAAGACACCATTGAGCAATACCGCATCAATGGTCTGCGTCTGGGTCGCCTACTATATCAAGGTCGTTGGTTCGACTCACAAGCACTGATGCTGCGTGAGACCGCTCAGCGTTGGGTTGCCAAAGCCATCACAGGTACAGTCACTGTTGAGCTACGCCGTGGCAATGACTACAGCATCCTAAATACCGAATCGCCAAACCTAACCTACGAAGCAGATCGCCTATCGATGGAAAAAGTCGAAGACGCAGCATTCACACCGCTAGATCGTATCGGTCAGCTAACCATGCGTAACCTAGACATCGCCGACACTCGCCAAAAGCTAGGTCTGTATGTCCAATCAGGTCTGCTTGGTCTAGGCGGTGGCAATGCCGTACCACAGCTTGAAAACAAAGGCAAATAA
- a CDS encoding L,D-transpeptidase has translation MTTQLHIDTQTQTLSLIKDGQMVRSFLVSTAKNGTGQAEGSGCTPLGKHRISEKFGDGLPNNAVFVARRFTGELYDDKLACEYPERDWILGRILWLDGCEEGINKGCDANGNLVDTKSRYIYIHGTPDTEPMGVPMSHGCVRMRLDDLEKLYNQVDIGCEVVIK, from the coding sequence ATGACGACACAACTTCATATTGATACCCAAACGCAGACCTTAAGCCTAATCAAAGACGGTCAGATGGTGCGAAGTTTTTTGGTTTCAACTGCCAAAAACGGCACAGGGCAAGCTGAAGGCAGTGGCTGTACACCGCTTGGTAAGCATCGGATTAGCGAAAAATTTGGTGATGGATTGCCAAATAATGCGGTGTTTGTCGCTCGTCGATTCACCGGTGAGCTGTATGATGACAAGCTTGCCTGTGAGTACCCTGAGCGTGATTGGATTTTGGGTCGGATATTATGGCTAGACGGCTGCGAAGAGGGTATCAATAAAGGCTGTGATGCCAATGGTAATCTTGTCGATACCAAATCACGCTATATCTATATTCATGGTACGCCTGATACGGAGCCGATGGGCGTGCCGATGTCGCACGGCTGTGTGCGTATGCGACTTGATGATTTAGAAAAACTGTATAATCAAGTTGATATTGGCTGTGAAGTTGTGATTAAATAG
- a CDS encoding LysR family transcriptional regulator, giving the protein MNLQKVDLNLLFYLDVLLREKNVTRAAEQLGITQPAMSNILRRLRSLFNDPLLVRSSEGMTPTERAFELQPRIREVLSDITTLLEPRTEFRPYSTSRVFRIMTSDYAEATLVPRLVKALRSEAPNVILDFLTPSDVSYRDMEQGRVDLAINRFNEIPQSFHQVLVWRDTFSCLLSAESPYVSRFNLKNYLKAQHVWVSKTGMGVGFGVNPEKSGGLGSIDQALQRLGQKRQISVFTRHYQMPAMLAANKDLIATLPTRVARLQADNNPQIVVKEPPFFIPEFELTMAWSPLLQHHPAHRWLRQLILHVARQVIAEEEQAVKSANKN; this is encoded by the coding sequence ATGAATCTTCAAAAAGTCGATCTGAATTTGCTGTTTTATTTGGATGTGCTATTGCGCGAGAAAAATGTCACGCGCGCAGCTGAACAGCTTGGCATCACTCAGCCTGCGATGAGTAATATTTTGCGCCGTCTGCGTTCGCTGTTCAATGATCCATTACTTGTGCGTTCGTCTGAAGGCATGACGCCGACCGAGCGTGCGTTTGAGCTACAGCCGCGCATCCGTGAAGTGCTGTCAGACATCACCACTTTGCTTGAGCCGCGCACTGAGTTTCGTCCGTATAGCACATCGCGCGTGTTTCGTATCATGACCAGTGACTATGCCGAAGCGACGCTTGTGCCTAGGCTGGTCAAGGCATTGCGTTCAGAAGCGCCGAATGTGATTTTGGACTTTTTGACGCCGTCGGATGTGTCGTATCGCGACATGGAGCAGGGGCGTGTGGATTTGGCGATCAACCGCTTTAATGAAATTCCGCAAAGCTTTCATCAGGTTTTGGTATGGCGTGATACATTCAGCTGTCTGTTGTCCGCCGAAAGTCCGTATGTCAGCCGCTTTAATCTGAAAAATTATCTCAAAGCGCAGCATGTGTGGGTATCAAAGACAGGCATGGGCGTGGGTTTTGGGGTCAATCCTGAGAAATCAGGCGGTCTTGGCTCGATCGACCAAGCTTTGCAGCGTCTTGGACAAAAGCGCCAAATCAGCGTCTTCACCCGCCATTATCAAATGCCTGCGATGCTTGCCGCTAATAAGGATCTGATTGCGACTTTGCCGACGCGCGTGGCTCGACTGCAGGCGGATAATAATCCACAGATCGTCGTTAAAGAGCCGCCGTTTTTTATCCCAGAGTTTGAGCTGACGATGGCGTGGTCGCCACTATTACAGCATCATCCTGCACATCGCTGGTTGCGGCAGCTGATTTTGCATGTCGCGCGTCAAGTCATCGCCGAAGAAGAGCAAGCGGTGAAAAGTGCAAATAAAAATTAA
- a CDS encoding FixH family protein — protein sequence MPTRETNNSANVWYKNYMVLVFVIGLPALVVIVCLFFIFYSIKIQDSTVRDDWYMDGKTLYQDASRDKMSHDLGITGIMRLSSDGDDTQVRFELNYPSDSLSSGKFHDGTPLTYPKSLAVRISHATDNDKDRDFTITHSTDNVYTGKVTLDPTPAKYYVQISNDGAHNWRLVQHEKFPVQNITFRPLSSFDEDGSTLPDQRDKRAHLENKAQ from the coding sequence ATGCCTACCCGTGAAACCAACAATTCAGCCAATGTCTGGTACAAAAACTACATGGTACTGGTCTTCGTCATCGGTCTGCCTGCACTGGTGGTGATTGTGTGTTTATTCTTTATTTTTTATTCAATAAAAATTCAAGACAGCACCGTACGCGATGATTGGTATATGGATGGCAAAACCCTGTACCAAGACGCTTCACGCGATAAGATGAGCCATGATCTGGGCATCACTGGCATCATGCGCCTGTCATCAGATGGTGATGATACGCAAGTGCGCTTTGAGCTGAATTATCCTAGCGACAGTTTATCATCGGGTAAATTTCACGATGGCACGCCACTGACCTATCCAAAAAGCCTAGCCGTGCGCATCTCTCATGCGACAGATAATGATAAAGATCGCGATTTTACCATCACGCACAGCACAGACAATGTCTATACTGGAAAAGTGACACTTGACCCAACACCTGCCAAATATTATGTGCAAATCAGTAACGATGGCGCACACAATTGGCGATTGGTACAGCATGAAAAATTCCCCGTACAAAACATCACCTTTCGTCCGCTATCAAGCTTCGATGAAGATGGCAGCACCCTGCCTGATCAGCGAGATAAGCGCGCGCATTTGGAAAATAAAGCTCAGTAA
- the ccoG gene encoding cytochrome c oxidase accessory protein CcoG — MSEQEKPKKKPRPAPEKIIPTSKDMDATKVRVHPRFVKGKYQNIRLVSMYAILIGFLILPWIRWNGRQAILFDVIEPKFYIFGATFMPQDFYFFAFVFIIAAMLLFMVTVYAGRVWCGYACPQTIYVHLYQHIEKWILGERNKRMKFDREPMSASKAMKLVLIHSIWGMISAVTALTFMAFIVGTDTLIFNGNPLFFMEWGKMSWIFFILITLVTQINGGYMREHMCVYICPYGRFQSVMFDKDTLIVSYDYERGEPRGARKKGAEHEGYGDCVDCTMCVQVCPTGIDIRDGLQVECIQCAACIDACNEIMDKVGYPRGLIRYTTERQLVEKQKTKIIGWRIFAYIAVLGACITAATLVAVGRAPLEMEIRHNRQQLSTIDRDGMVKNSYVLKIVNKTDERHVYRVHLENPGEMKLQSRFEKLPLNANEPYDLPVNIIAPAASLSQESTPITITVYSEDGQYSASAQDTFIYQTSKDKK; from the coding sequence ATGTCCGAACAAGAAAAACCAAAGAAAAAGCCCCGCCCCGCTCCCGAAAAAATCATTCCAACATCCAAAGACATGGACGCGACCAAGGTGCGCGTGCATCCGCGATTTGTCAAAGGTAAATATCAAAACATTCGCCTAGTGAGCATGTATGCCATTTTGATTGGCTTTTTGATTTTGCCGTGGATTCGCTGGAATGGGCGACAGGCGATTTTGTTTGATGTGATTGAGCCGAAGTTTTATATCTTTGGCGCAACTTTCATGCCACAAGATTTTTATTTCTTTGCCTTTGTCTTTATCATCGCGGCGATGCTGCTATTTATGGTGACAGTCTATGCTGGCCGCGTGTGGTGCGGTTATGCCTGCCCACAGACCATTTATGTGCATCTGTATCAGCATATTGAGAAGTGGATCTTGGGCGAGCGTAATAAGCGCATGAAGTTCGACCGTGAGCCGATGAGTGCATCTAAGGCAATGAAGCTTGTGCTGATTCACTCGATATGGGGTATGATCTCTGCGGTGACAGCATTGACCTTTATGGCGTTCATCGTTGGCACCGATACGCTGATTTTTAATGGCAATCCGCTGTTCTTTATGGAATGGGGTAAGATGAGTTGGATTTTCTTCATTCTCATCACCCTAGTCACGCAGATCAACGGCGGCTATATGCGCGAGCATATGTGCGTGTATATTTGCCCTTATGGTCGTTTCCAATCGGTGATGTTCGATAAAGACACCTTGATCGTCTCTTATGACTATGAACGCGGCGAGCCACGCGGTGCGCGCAAAAAAGGCGCAGAACACGAAGGCTATGGCGACTGCGTGGACTGCACCATGTGTGTGCAAGTCTGTCCGACAGGTATCGATATTCGTGATGGCCTGCAAGTTGAATGCATCCAATGCGCGGCGTGTATCGATGCGTGTAATGAGATCATGGACAAGGTCGGCTATCCGCGCGGCTTGATTCGCTATACTACCGAGCGTCAATTGGTCGAGAAACAAAAAACCAAAATCATCGGCTGGCGTATCTTCGCTTATATCGCGGTGCTTGGCGCCTGTATCACAGCAGCGACCCTAGTGGCTGTAGGTCGCGCACCGCTTGAGATGGAAATCCGTCACAACCGTCAGCAGCTATCAACCATCGATCGTGATGGCATGGTGAAAAATAGCTATGTGCTAAAAATCGTCAATAAAACAGACGAACGCCATGTCTATCGCGTGCACCTAGAAAATCCCGGCGAGATGAAACTACAGTCACGCTTTGAAAAATTGCCATTGAACGCCAATGAGCCATACGATCTGCCTGTGAACATCATCGCGCCTGCAGCCAGCCTAAGCCAAGAAAGCACGCCGATCACCATCACCGTATATAGCGAAGATGGCCAATACAGCGCATCTGCACAAGATACCTTTATCTACCAAACTTCAAAAGATAAAAAATAA
- a CDS encoding SCP2 sterol-binding domain-containing protein, whose translation MAKFLSQAWFDEVAALNAQAGDLNLAPNLDSVLLNAIITGDDAAELHLKNGKIAQGLVDNANSTVTVDRETLVQIISTGDVNIAIEAFMLGKIRVDGDMTQVMALQSAKPSQEQKALFKQILAITEF comes from the coding sequence ATGGCAAAATTTCTTTCACAAGCTTGGTTTGATGAAGTCGCGGCACTAAACGCACAAGCTGGCGATTTAAACCTTGCGCCAAATCTTGACAGTGTACTATTAAACGCCATCATCACAGGCGATGATGCTGCCGAGCTACACCTAAAAAATGGTAAAATCGCACAAGGCTTGGTGGACAATGCCAACAGCACTGTGACTGTCGATCGCGAAACTTTGGTTCAAATCATCTCAACAGGCGATGTCAATATTGCCATCGAAGCCTTTATGCTTGGCAAAATCCGTGTCGATGGTGACATGACCCAAGTAATGGCATTACAATCTGCCAAGCCAAGCCAAGAACAAAAAGCATTATTCAAGCAGATCCTTGCGATTACTGAATTTTAA